From a single Mycolicibacterium mengxianglii genomic region:
- a CDS encoding GntR family transcriptional regulator encodes MDESEGGPVAEDVRRRIVSMLDAGTLRPGDRLGSEREMAEQFSVSRATLRSALVPLSRAGILERRTGRGGGTFIKSGVVERNVAELSGLPNRLEQGGHSTTRSRVLSTALRGATAVEAHRLGVKPGTELVVVQRLRYADGFPLSVDCAHFIADLVTDLLEQPLGGSIYDLLAVRYDLVPSSSTESIEVVNANPREAAWLEIPTRTPLLSMTRVTSDANGRPFEYSEDLFRADRVRLVAKTTVLTEEREAVGTDGRVELTVTA; translated from the coding sequence ATGGACGAATCCGAGGGCGGTCCGGTAGCCGAGGATGTGCGGCGTCGAATCGTCAGCATGCTCGACGCCGGCACCCTGCGGCCCGGTGACCGCCTCGGATCCGAACGTGAAATGGCCGAGCAGTTCTCGGTGTCCCGTGCAACCTTGCGCAGCGCCCTCGTCCCGCTGAGCCGTGCCGGCATTCTGGAGCGGCGCACCGGGCGTGGGGGAGGCACCTTCATCAAATCCGGTGTCGTCGAACGTAATGTCGCCGAGTTGTCCGGGTTGCCGAACCGGCTCGAACAGGGTGGGCATTCGACCACCCGCAGCAGGGTGCTGTCCACGGCCCTGCGCGGCGCCACCGCCGTGGAGGCGCACCGACTCGGGGTCAAACCCGGAACAGAACTCGTCGTCGTTCAGCGCCTGCGCTACGCCGACGGATTCCCGCTCTCGGTGGACTGCGCCCACTTCATCGCCGACCTGGTGACCGACCTGCTGGAACAACCTCTCGGAGGCTCCATTTACGACCTGCTGGCCGTCCGCTACGACCTGGTGCCGTCGTCGTCGACCGAGAGCATCGAAGTGGTCAACGCCAACCCCCGGGAAGCGGCCTGGCTGGAAATCCCCACGCGCACACCGTTGTTGTCGATGACCCGGGTCACCTCCGACGCCAACGGCCGCCCGTTCGAATACTCCGAGGATCTCTTCCGGGCAGACCGGGTACGTCTCGTCGCCAAGACCACGGTCCTCACCGAAGAGCGCGAAGCAGTCGGAACAGACGGCCGCGTCGAGCTGACCGTGACCGCCTAA
- the fabG gene encoding 3-oxoacyl-ACP reductase FabG, translated as MFVLDNKNVVITGATKGIGFGIASVFATAGANVAIAARSQPDIDTAVGKLDTLGPGRVIGLAVDVTDAESCQALADGTVAAFGGIDVLCANAGIFPEAPLHTMTPADLATVLDVNVKGTVYSVQACLDALTRSGAGRVIITSSITGPVTGFPGWSHYGASKAAQLGFMRTAAIELAPRQITVNAVLPGNILTEGLQDMGEEYLAGMARAIPAGTLGTPADIGHLAAFLATDEARYITGQSIVVDGGQILPESLDALNG; from the coding sequence ATGTTCGTACTGGACAACAAGAACGTGGTCATCACCGGCGCCACCAAAGGCATCGGCTTCGGCATCGCGAGCGTGTTCGCCACGGCGGGTGCCAATGTGGCGATCGCGGCCCGCTCCCAGCCCGATATCGACACCGCCGTCGGCAAGCTGGACACGCTCGGCCCCGGCCGCGTCATCGGATTGGCGGTTGACGTCACCGATGCCGAGTCGTGCCAGGCGCTGGCAGACGGCACCGTGGCCGCCTTCGGCGGTATCGATGTGCTGTGCGCCAACGCGGGAATCTTTCCCGAGGCACCACTGCACACCATGACACCCGCCGATCTGGCCACCGTGCTCGACGTCAACGTCAAGGGCACCGTGTACTCGGTGCAAGCCTGCCTGGATGCGTTGACCCGAAGCGGTGCCGGACGGGTCATCATCACCTCGTCCATCACCGGGCCGGTCACCGGATTCCCCGGCTGGTCGCACTACGGGGCGTCGAAGGCCGCGCAGCTGGGGTTCATGCGTACTGCCGCCATCGAACTGGCCCCGCGCCAGATCACCGTCAATGCGGTCCTGCCCGGCAACATCCTCACCGAGGGTCTCCAGGACATGGGCGAGGAGTACCTCGCGGGCATGGCACGCGCGATTCCTGCCGGAACCCTGGGAACACCCGCGGACATCGGGCATCTCGCGGCGTTCCTGGCCACCGACGAAGCGCGCTACATCACCGGGCAATCCATCGTCGTCGACGGTGGGCAGATCCTGCCTGAATCCCTCGACGCCCTCAACGGCTGA
- a CDS encoding phosphotransferase enzyme family protein, with protein MTAADYERFAYAALAHYQLDSATVTLLSFSENGTFLVETDNRREVLRVHRPGYHSLAAVESELDWMDSVRRDSAIATPQVIPAVDGRRVVEARIGDDVCLVDLFTFVPGTIAEEDVTGISFSDLGAITASLHEHVQNWCPPAGFTRFRWDLETMLGAGARWGDWRDAPALRVADAETIEAAERKIVDRLTRYGTGPDRFGLVHADLRMSNLMVHEGKITVIDFDDCGWSWFLADLGAVVSFIEDTPEAQHIVEDWLTGYQQVRPMPPADLAEIPTFVMLRRLMLTAWIGTHPDSEPARTLGDRFAAGTAELARAYLDDPKWFEVGTAISTAHSTT; from the coding sequence ATGACTGCCGCCGACTATGAACGCTTCGCGTACGCCGCGCTCGCGCACTACCAACTGGACTCTGCGACCGTCACGTTGCTGAGCTTTTCCGAGAACGGGACGTTCCTCGTCGAAACCGACAACCGACGTGAGGTCTTGCGGGTGCACCGGCCCGGGTACCACTCGCTGGCCGCGGTCGAGTCCGAACTCGACTGGATGGACAGTGTCCGGCGGGACTCGGCCATCGCGACCCCGCAGGTGATTCCGGCTGTAGACGGTCGCCGGGTGGTGGAAGCGCGGATCGGTGACGACGTATGCCTGGTGGATCTGTTCACCTTCGTGCCCGGAACCATTGCCGAAGAAGACGTCACCGGAATCAGCTTCAGCGACCTGGGCGCGATCACGGCCTCGCTACACGAGCACGTCCAGAACTGGTGCCCGCCTGCCGGATTCACCCGGTTCCGCTGGGATCTGGAAACGATGCTGGGAGCCGGCGCTCGCTGGGGCGACTGGCGAGATGCGCCCGCGTTGAGGGTGGCCGACGCGGAGACGATCGAGGCGGCCGAACGTAAGATCGTCGACCGCCTCACGCGTTACGGCACCGGCCCGGATCGGTTCGGACTGGTGCACGCGGACCTGCGGATGTCCAATCTGATGGTGCACGAAGGAAAGATCACCGTCATCGACTTCGATGACTGTGGCTGGTCGTGGTTCCTGGCCGACCTGGGCGCTGTGGTGTCCTTCATCGAGGACACCCCCGAGGCGCAGCACATTGTCGAGGACTGGCTCACGGGCTACCAGCAGGTCCGCCCCATGCCCCCGGCCGACCTCGCCGAGATCCCCACCTTCGTTATGCTGCGTCGCCTCATGCTCACGGCATGGATCGGAACCCACCCTGACTCCGAGCCCGCCCGCACTTTGGGCGACCGATTCGCGGCCGGTACAGCAGAATTGGCGCGTGCCTACCTCGACGATCCGAAGTGGTTCGAAGTGGGCACCGCCATCTCCACCGCGCACTCGACCACCTGA
- a CDS encoding APC family permease, which translates to MSVATAAPITAMVGNVPIAVGFGNGSAAPAGYLVATIVLGLFAVGYAAMSKHITATGAFYGYISHGLGRVVGLSAGFLTALAYMVFEAALAGIFAFFARDLFTSLFAVDLPWLLFAVVMIAVNAILTYFDVNLAAKVLGGLLITEIIMLTLMAGSVLITGGGPEGWSLSSLNPINGLTGLNAVVPNVDGAGTMAVMGSAGVGLFFAFWSWVGFESSAMYGEESKNPKKIIPVAIMSSVLGIGAFYIIVSWLAIVGTGPTKAIALAQDTNTASEIFFGPVRDHLGNWAVTLFQILLTTGSYACGMAFHNCAARYIYAIGREDIIPGTANTVGRTHRVHGSPHIAGFVQTVIALLIVLLFALTGRDPYGDLYGLMAILGTSAILIVQALAAFSVISYFHVRKQHPETAHWFRTCLAPGLGGLGMCYVIYLLISNASFAAGSASDDAIFTAIPYVVGITAVGGVVVALVLRARSPHRYDRLGRVVLDEER; encoded by the coding sequence ATGTCGGTGGCCACCGCTGCGCCGATCACCGCCATGGTGGGCAATGTGCCCATCGCGGTGGGCTTCGGCAACGGCTCGGCAGCCCCGGCCGGCTACCTGGTGGCCACCATCGTGCTCGGACTGTTCGCCGTCGGTTACGCGGCGATGTCCAAGCACATCACCGCTACCGGCGCCTTCTACGGCTACATCTCGCACGGCCTCGGCCGTGTTGTCGGCCTCTCCGCGGGGTTCCTGACCGCGCTGGCCTACATGGTGTTCGAAGCCGCGCTGGCCGGCATTTTCGCCTTCTTCGCCCGTGACCTGTTCACCTCGCTGTTTGCTGTCGATCTCCCATGGCTGCTCTTCGCAGTGGTGATGATCGCGGTGAACGCCATCCTGACCTACTTCGACGTCAACCTGGCAGCGAAAGTACTTGGCGGGCTGTTGATCACCGAGATCATCATGTTGACCCTGATGGCGGGTTCAGTGCTCATCACCGGAGGCGGCCCCGAAGGGTGGTCGCTGTCCTCGCTCAACCCCATCAACGGTCTGACCGGACTCAACGCCGTCGTACCCAACGTGGACGGTGCCGGCACGATGGCCGTCATGGGGTCGGCCGGCGTCGGATTGTTCTTCGCCTTCTGGTCCTGGGTGGGCTTCGAGTCGAGCGCCATGTACGGCGAAGAGTCCAAGAACCCCAAGAAGATCATCCCCGTCGCCATCATGTCGTCGGTTCTGGGTATCGGAGCGTTCTACATCATCGTGTCCTGGCTGGCCATCGTCGGAACCGGACCCACCAAAGCGATTGCCTTGGCCCAAGATACGAACACTGCCAGCGAGATCTTCTTCGGACCCGTTCGGGATCACCTCGGAAACTGGGCGGTGACGCTGTTCCAGATCCTGCTGACCACCGGCTCTTATGCCTGCGGCATGGCCTTCCACAACTGCGCCGCCCGTTACATCTACGCCATCGGCCGCGAAGACATCATCCCCGGGACAGCGAATACCGTTGGCCGCACGCACCGCGTCCACGGCTCGCCACACATCGCCGGCTTCGTCCAGACCGTGATCGCCCTGCTGATCGTGCTGCTGTTCGCGTTGACCGGACGTGACCCCTACGGCGATCTGTACGGGCTCATGGCCATCCTGGGTACCTCCGCCATTTTGATCGTGCAGGCCCTGGCCGCATTCTCGGTGATCTCGTATTTCCATGTGCGCAAACAGCATCCCGAAACCGCGCACTGGTTCCGGACGTGCCTGGCACCCGGACTCGGTGGTCTGGGCATGTGCTACGTGATCTACCTGTTGATCAGCAACGCATCCTTCGCCGCGGGATCTGCCTCCGACGACGCCATCTTCACCGCGATCCCCTACGTCGTCGGCATCACCGCCGTCGGCGGGGTCGTCGTCGCGCTGGTGCTGCGGGCCCGCTCGCCGCATCGCTACGACCGTCTCGGACGAGTGGTGCTCGACGAGGAACGCTGA
- a CDS encoding aspartate aminotransferase family protein: protein MAFSTIMDSNSYTGAEDLDPAIDTMIEKRRSTLGPSYRLFYNRPVHLVKGSGAHLFDADGTKYLDAYNNVASVGHCNPRVIEAVTNQMSALNTHTRYLHGNILDYSEQLLATFPEEISSIMFTCTGSEANDLAVRVAEGHTGGTGIIVTEEAYHGNSALISGMSPSLGTGVPLGANVRTVPAPDSYRVDPAHLGRWFAEHVTVAVADLERHGHRFSALLLDSIFSSDGIYVDPSILAPAVEVVHRAGGVFIADEVQPGFARTGEAMWGFQRHGVVPDLVTMGKPMGNGIPVAAMAARPDILDRFARETPYFNTFGGNPVSMAAAQAVLDIIQGDNLAERAVEVGSALRSELSALIQDYPFLGDVRGTGLYTAVEIVTDPDTRNHDRAQAQRIVDAMRDRHVLVSVCGGHGNILKIRPPLVFSMSDMDWFMSVFTAVAKELS, encoded by the coding sequence ATGGCATTTTCCACCATCATGGATTCCAACAGCTACACCGGCGCGGAAGACCTCGACCCCGCCATCGACACCATGATCGAGAAACGGCGATCGACGCTGGGTCCGTCCTACCGGCTCTTCTACAACCGGCCCGTCCACCTGGTCAAAGGCTCCGGCGCCCATCTCTTCGATGCCGACGGCACCAAGTACCTGGATGCCTACAACAACGTGGCCAGCGTCGGGCACTGCAATCCGCGGGTGATCGAAGCCGTCACCAACCAGATGTCGGCGCTCAACACCCACACCCGCTACCTGCACGGCAACATCCTCGACTATTCCGAACAACTGCTGGCAACATTCCCCGAGGAGATCTCCTCGATCATGTTCACCTGCACCGGATCTGAGGCCAACGACCTGGCAGTACGGGTGGCCGAGGGCCACACCGGCGGCACCGGGATCATCGTCACCGAGGAGGCCTATCACGGTAACTCCGCACTGATATCGGGAATGTCCCCGTCACTGGGGACCGGGGTGCCGCTGGGGGCGAACGTCCGCACGGTGCCGGCGCCGGACTCCTACCGCGTGGACCCGGCACATCTGGGTCGGTGGTTCGCCGAACACGTCACCGTCGCCGTCGCCGACCTCGAACGTCACGGGCACCGATTCAGCGCACTGCTTCTCGACTCGATCTTCTCCTCCGACGGCATCTACGTCGATCCGTCGATCCTGGCGCCCGCCGTCGAGGTGGTGCACCGCGCCGGCGGGGTGTTCATCGCCGACGAAGTTCAGCCCGGGTTCGCCCGCACGGGCGAGGCGATGTGGGGCTTTCAGCGGCACGGCGTCGTGCCGGACCTGGTGACCATGGGTAAACCCATGGGCAACGGCATCCCGGTTGCCGCGATGGCAGCCCGCCCGGACATTCTCGACCGGTTTGCCCGGGAGACGCCGTATTTCAACACCTTCGGTGGGAACCCGGTGTCGATGGCCGCCGCGCAAGCAGTCCTCGACATCATCCAAGGCGACAACCTGGCCGAACGCGCTGTCGAAGTCGGTAGCGCACTGCGCTCTGAACTCAGCGCGCTCATCCAGGACTACCCCTTCCTGGGCGACGTGCGCGGCACCGGCCTGTACACGGCGGTCGAGATCGTCACCGATCCCGACACCAGAAACCACGACCGCGCCCAGGCGCAGCGCATCGTCGATGCGATGCGCGACCGCCACGTCCTGGTCTCGGTGTGCGGCGGTCACGGTAATATTCTGAAAATTCGTCCCCCGCTGGTGTTCTCCATGTCCGACATGGACTGGTTCATGAGCGTGTTCACCGCAGTCGCGAAGGAGTTGTCATGA
- a CDS encoding propionyl-CoA synthetase, producing the protein MSVGAYRDAFESAAGKPEEFWLQAAEAIDWTHRPTRALDDSAAPLFRWYPDGQLNTCYNALDRHVEAGAGERTALIYDSAMVGVQRSFTYAELLDRVSRFAGVLVSQGISAGDRVVVYMPMIPEAVIAMLACARIGAVHSVVFGGFAAKELAARIDDAQPVAVLTASGGLEPGRAVEYLPIVHRALEMSSAAPATVIVKNRDEVSGSAEDYAGWLDWDHLVADAEPAAAVPVAATDPLYILYTSGTTGKPKGVVRDNGGHAVALAWSMKNIYNIGPGQVMWTASDIGWVVGSSYIVYGPLIVGATTVLYEGKPVGTPDAGAFWRVIDQHQVRALFTAPTALRAIRKVDPDAAMLETYNISSLETLFVAGERLDPDTYEWASATLQRPVVDHWWQTETGWAICANLRGLEPMAIKAGSPTVPVPGFQVSIVDHTGSQVPAGTEGNIVIELPLPPGTLAGLWENETGFVQSYLSAFPGYYLTGDFGYVDEDGYVTVLGRTDDVINVAGHRLSTGSIEAVVATHPAIAECAVIGIHDELKGQRPSGYVVLKSGKDIEHDTLRGDLIAMVRDQIGAVATFRDVTVVSALPKTRSGKILRKTMRQIAEGVEYTVPSTIEDSSVLDALAAALRPA; encoded by the coding sequence ATGAGCGTCGGCGCCTACCGGGACGCCTTCGAATCGGCCGCCGGCAAGCCTGAGGAGTTCTGGCTGCAGGCAGCCGAGGCCATCGACTGGACCCACCGGCCCACCCGCGCGCTCGACGATTCGGCGGCGCCGCTGTTCCGCTGGTATCCCGACGGGCAGCTGAACACCTGCTACAACGCGCTGGACCGCCACGTCGAGGCCGGCGCCGGGGAACGCACCGCGCTGATCTACGACTCGGCGATGGTCGGGGTCCAGCGGTCATTCACCTACGCCGAACTCCTTGATCGCGTGTCACGGTTCGCCGGAGTGCTTGTGTCCCAGGGCATCTCCGCTGGCGACAGAGTGGTGGTGTACATGCCGATGATTCCCGAGGCCGTCATCGCAATGCTCGCCTGTGCCCGGATCGGCGCAGTGCACTCGGTGGTCTTCGGTGGCTTCGCCGCCAAGGAACTCGCCGCACGCATCGATGACGCACAGCCGGTCGCCGTGCTGACCGCATCGGGAGGTCTGGAGCCAGGACGGGCCGTGGAATACCTGCCCATCGTGCACCGGGCACTCGAGATGTCGTCCGCCGCGCCGGCCACCGTGATCGTGAAAAACCGCGACGAGGTATCGGGCAGCGCCGAGGATTATGCAGGCTGGCTGGACTGGGACCACCTGGTGGCCGATGCTGAGCCCGCCGCCGCGGTGCCCGTGGCCGCGACCGATCCGCTCTACATCCTCTACACCTCCGGTACCACCGGTAAGCCCAAAGGCGTGGTCCGCGACAACGGCGGCCACGCCGTCGCGCTCGCCTGGTCGATGAAGAACATCTACAACATCGGCCCAGGTCAGGTCATGTGGACCGCCTCCGACATCGGCTGGGTGGTGGGAAGCTCCTACATCGTCTACGGCCCGCTCATCGTCGGCGCCACCACCGTGCTCTACGAGGGCAAGCCGGTGGGCACACCGGATGCCGGAGCGTTCTGGCGGGTGATCGATCAGCACCAGGTACGCGCGCTGTTCACCGCTCCCACCGCGCTGCGCGCGATCCGCAAGGTGGATCCCGACGCGGCCATGCTCGAGACGTACAACATCTCTTCGCTGGAGACACTGTTCGTCGCCGGGGAGCGTCTGGACCCCGACACCTACGAATGGGCATCGGCGACTCTGCAACGCCCCGTCGTCGACCACTGGTGGCAGACCGAGACCGGCTGGGCCATCTGCGCGAATCTGCGCGGACTCGAACCCATGGCGATCAAAGCGGGGTCGCCCACCGTCCCGGTGCCGGGATTCCAGGTCAGCATCGTCGACCACACCGGCAGTCAGGTTCCGGCAGGAACCGAGGGCAACATCGTCATCGAACTCCCCCTGCCACCCGGCACGCTCGCTGGATTATGGGAAAACGAAACAGGATTCGTGCAGTCGTATCTGTCCGCGTTCCCCGGCTACTACCTCACCGGCGACTTCGGCTATGTCGACGAAGACGGCTATGTGACCGTCCTCGGGCGCACCGATGACGTCATCAATGTGGCGGGCCACCGGCTGTCCACGGGGAGCATCGAAGCCGTCGTCGCCACGCACCCGGCGATCGCCGAATGCGCGGTCATCGGTATTCACGACGAGCTCAAAGGCCAACGCCCGAGCGGCTACGTTGTCCTGAAGTCCGGCAAAGACATCGAGCACGACACCCTCAGGGGCGACCTCATCGCCATGGTCCGCGATCAGATCGGGGCGGTCGCCACCTTCCGCGATGTCACCGTCGTCAGTGCACTCCCCAAAACGCGGTCGGGGAAGATTCTGCGGAAAACGATGCGCCAGATCGCCGAAGGAGTCGAGTACACCGTCCCCTCAACCATCGAGGACAGCTCCGTCCTCGATGCGCTGGCCGCCGCGCTGCGCCCCGCCTAG
- a CDS encoding ribonuclease J: protein MSIDLAPPGPLATGGVRVTALGGIGEIGRNMTVFEHLGRLLIIDCGVLFPGHDEPGVDLILPDLRHLEGRLDDIEALVLTHAHEDHIGAIPHLLKLRPDIPVVGSKFTLALVAAKCREHRIKPVFTEVAEGQSSNHGVFACEYFAVNHSIPDALAIAVYAGGSTILHTGDIKLDQLPLDGRPTDLPGMSRLGDSGVDLFLCDSTNAEVPGVGPSESEIGPNLHRLIRGAEGRVIVACFASNVARVQQIIDASVALGRKVSFVGRSMVRNMGIAKELGFLNVADDDVIDIAAAEMMAADRITLITTGTQGEPMAALSRMSRGEHRSITLTDGDLIILSSSQIPGNEEAIFGVIDALAKIGVRVVTNQQARIHVSGHAYAGELLFLYNGVRPRNVMPVHGTWRHLRANAALAESTGVPADSIVLAENGVSVDLVGGKAGIAGAVPVGKMFVDGLVTGDVGDATLGERLVLAQGFIAITVVLRRGTGKLAGPPHLHSRGFSEDPKALEPAALKVTAELEKLAGEGVTDLTRIAQASRRAVGKWVGEVYRRQPMIVPTVIEI, encoded by the coding sequence GTGAGCATTGATCTCGCACCGCCCGGGCCATTGGCAACCGGCGGAGTGCGGGTGACCGCACTGGGCGGTATCGGCGAAATCGGCCGCAACATGACGGTTTTCGAGCATCTGGGCCGGTTGCTGATCATCGACTGTGGGGTGCTGTTCCCCGGCCACGACGAGCCCGGGGTCGACTTGATCCTGCCGGACCTGCGCCACCTCGAAGGTCGTCTCGACGATATCGAAGCGCTGGTGCTGACCCACGCCCACGAAGACCACATCGGCGCGATCCCGCATCTGCTGAAGCTGCGGCCCGACATTCCAGTGGTGGGCTCGAAGTTCACCCTCGCCCTGGTCGCGGCGAAGTGCCGGGAACACCGCATCAAACCGGTGTTCACCGAGGTCGCCGAGGGACAGAGCAGCAACCATGGCGTCTTCGCCTGCGAGTACTTCGCCGTCAATCACTCGATTCCCGACGCACTCGCCATTGCGGTGTACGCCGGCGGTTCGACGATCCTGCACACCGGCGACATCAAACTCGACCAGTTGCCGCTCGACGGCCGCCCCACTGATCTGCCGGGCATGTCCCGTCTCGGTGATTCCGGTGTTGATCTGTTCCTGTGCGACTCCACCAACGCCGAGGTTCCCGGCGTGGGCCCGTCCGAGAGTGAAATCGGCCCCAACCTGCACCGGCTGATCCGTGGCGCCGAGGGCAGGGTAATCGTCGCCTGTTTCGCCTCCAACGTTGCCCGCGTCCAGCAGATCATCGACGCTTCGGTGGCGCTGGGCCGCAAGGTGTCCTTCGTGGGCAGGTCCATGGTCCGCAACATGGGCATCGCCAAGGAACTCGGCTTCCTCAATGTCGCCGACGACGACGTGATCGATATCGCGGCCGCCGAGATGATGGCGGCTGACCGGATCACCCTGATCACCACCGGCACCCAGGGCGAACCGATGGCGGCGTTGTCGCGGATGTCACGCGGTGAGCACCGCAGCATCACGCTGACCGACGGCGATCTCATCATCCTGTCGTCGTCGCAGATACCCGGTAATGAAGAGGCGATCTTCGGGGTCATCGACGCGCTGGCCAAGATCGGGGTCCGCGTCGTCACCAACCAGCAGGCTCGGATCCACGTTTCCGGACACGCCTACGCCGGTGAACTGCTCTTCCTCTACAACGGTGTGCGCCCGCGCAATGTGATGCCGGTGCACGGGACGTGGCGGCATCTGCGTGCGAATGCGGCGCTGGCCGAGAGCACCGGTGTGCCCGCAGACTCGATCGTGTTGGCAGAGAACGGCGTCAGCGTCGATCTTGTCGGCGGTAAGGCCGGCATCGCCGGAGCGGTGCCGGTCGGCAAGATGTTCGTCGACGGCCTGGTAACTGGCGACGTGGGTGATGCCACCCTCGGCGAGCGGTTGGTGCTGGCACAGGGCTTCATTGCGATCACCGTGGTGTTGCGCCGCGGTACGGGCAAGCTGGCAGGGCCGCCACATCTGCATTCCCGCGGCTTTTCCGAAGACCCGAAGGCGCTGGAACCTGCGGCACTGAAGGTGACTGCGGAGCTGGAAAAGCTTGCCGGAGAAGGGGTTACCGACCTCACCCGGATTGCCCAGGCATCGCGTCGTGCGGTCGGCAAATGGGTCGGCGAGGTCTACCGCCGGCAGCCGATGATCGTGCCCACCGTCATCGAGATCTGA
- the dapA gene encoding 4-hydroxy-tetrahydrodipicolinate synthase, producing the protein MSTSGIDAQARLGTVLTAMVTPFGPDGSLDLATAKAVATHLVDAGCDGLVVSGTTGESPTTSDDEKIALLGAVLEAVGDRARIIAGAGSYDTAHSVHLAKASAAEGAHGLLVVTPYYSRPPQAGLLAHFTTVADATDLPIVLYDIPPRSSVPIEWDTMRELALHPNIVGVKDAKGDLHGAAQIMADTGLVYYSGDDALNLPWLAMGATGVISVWGHLAAGSLRHMLSAFNSGDLATARKIAVTLAPLCAAQNRLGGVTMSKAGLRLQGIEVGDPRLPQVPATDAQLETLAADMRAATVLR; encoded by the coding sequence GTGAGCACCAGCGGAATCGACGCCCAAGCACGGTTGGGCACTGTGCTGACTGCCATGGTGACGCCGTTCGGCCCGGACGGCTCCCTGGACCTGGCTACCGCCAAGGCGGTAGCCACCCACCTCGTCGACGCGGGTTGCGACGGGCTCGTGGTGTCCGGCACCACCGGCGAGTCGCCCACCACTTCCGACGACGAGAAGATCGCCCTGCTGGGTGCGGTGCTCGAGGCAGTCGGCGACCGGGCCCGCATCATCGCCGGGGCTGGCTCCTATGACACCGCCCACAGCGTGCACCTGGCCAAAGCCTCTGCCGCCGAAGGGGCGCACGGTCTGCTCGTGGTCACCCCGTACTACTCGCGGCCGCCGCAGGCCGGGCTGCTGGCGCACTTCACCACCGTCGCCGACGCCACCGATCTTCCGATCGTGCTCTACGACATCCCGCCGCGGTCTTCGGTCCCCATCGAGTGGGACACCATGCGTGAGCTGGCGCTGCACCCGAACATCGTCGGGGTCAAGGACGCCAAGGGTGACCTGCACGGCGCGGCTCAGATCATGGCCGACACCGGGTTGGTCTACTACTCCGGTGACGACGCGCTGAACCTGCCGTGGCTGGCGATGGGCGCCACCGGTGTCATCAGTGTCTGGGGCCATCTGGCTGCCGGCTCACTGCGACACATGTTGTCTGCGTTCAACTCCGGCGACCTGGCCACCGCACGCAAGATCGCGGTCACACTCGCGCCGTTGTGCGCTGCGCAGAACCGGCTCGGCGGTGTGACGATGTCCAAGGCCGGTCTGCGACTTCAAGGCATCGAGGTCGGCGACCCGCGGCTACCGCAGGTCCCTGCGACCGATGCCCAACTCGAAACGCTGGCTGCGGACATGCGCGCAGCCACCGTGCTGCGCTGA
- the thyX gene encoding FAD-dependent thymidylate synthase yields MAETAPLRVQLIAKTEFTAPPDVPWNTDVDGGPALVEFAGRACYQSWSKPNPKTATNAGYLQHIIDVGHFSVLEHASVSFYITGISRSCTHELIRHRHFSYSQLSQRYVPEHESQVVVPPGIEDDPELQQLFLDAADASRKAYAELLTRLEDKLADVPNATLRRKQARQAARAVLPNATETRIVVTGNYRAWRHFIAMRASEHADVEIRRLAITCLRQLIGVAPTVFADFEVTTLADGSEVATSPLATEA; encoded by the coding sequence GTGGCCGAGACCGCCCCGCTGCGCGTGCAGCTGATCGCCAAAACCGAGTTCACCGCACCGCCCGACGTGCCGTGGAACACCGACGTCGACGGCGGTCCCGCGCTGGTGGAGTTCGCCGGGCGGGCCTGCTACCAGAGCTGGTCCAAACCCAACCCGAAAACCGCCACCAACGCCGGCTATCTGCAGCACATCATCGATGTCGGCCACTTCTCGGTGCTCGAGCACGCCAGCGTCAGTTTCTACATCACCGGTATCTCGCGCTCGTGCACCCACGAGCTGATCCGGCACCGGCACTTCTCGTACTCGCAGCTCTCGCAGAGGTACGTGCCCGAGCACGAGTCCCAGGTCGTCGTACCCCCGGGAATCGAAGATGATCCGGAGTTGCAGCAGCTGTTCCTGGATGCCGCGGACGCCAGCCGCAAGGCCTACGCCGAGCTGCTCACCCGGCTGGAGGACAAGCTGGCCGACGTGCCGAATGCGACGCTGCGCCGCAAGCAGGCCCGCCAGGCCGCTCGGGCGGTGCTGCCGAATGCCACCGAAACCCGCATCGTCGTCACCGGCAACTACCGCGCGTGGCGGCATTTCATCGCGATGCGCGCCAGTGAGCACGCCGATGTCGAGATCCGCCGACTCGCCATCACCTGTCTGCGGCAACTGATCGGCGTGGCACCGACCGTGTTCGCCGATTTCGAGGTGACCACCCTGGCCGACGGCAGTGAGGTCGCGACATCGCCGCTGGCCACCGAAGCGTAG